The Nitrospira sp. KM1 genome includes a window with the following:
- a CDS encoding hemolysin family protein translates to MVYNPPAMVDLLIIMGCLFVNALLAGAEIAFVAVNKPYLRELVRQGHKRAQLLLHLRENPERTLSVVQIGITLVGALAGAVGGAGAEELLSPSFERLFGVADSTADTIAIGVVVLPLTYLTVVIGELVPKSLALRHAEKFALRAAPWLSLFDKLFGPIVTVFEWSTKQVLTLLAWFRIRKQPTPAPSQADLPGSSPNGEETTIMLDVLSAQHREYVMNVVSLERKTLRQIHLPWKHVVHVECRQEIGDIEHLVLSSGHTRIPVVKDNEVVGILNTKEFIALRGAGRDNWTSLIRTAIRFQSSMPLLPALRLLQERRMHMAIVYAERSLLGIVTMEDILEEIVGEIYDEDDDGMLRKVLSTSPRTVGMNRTGS, encoded by the coding sequence GTGGTTTATAATCCACCCGCCATGGTCGACCTGCTGATCATCATGGGATGTTTGTTCGTGAATGCGCTGCTTGCGGGGGCCGAGATCGCATTCGTCGCGGTAAACAAGCCATATCTGCGCGAGCTCGTGCGGCAGGGCCATAAACGGGCCCAATTGCTGCTGCACCTGCGTGAGAATCCCGAGCGCACGCTGTCCGTGGTCCAGATCGGAATTACCCTGGTGGGAGCGCTTGCCGGCGCCGTCGGCGGCGCCGGCGCCGAAGAGCTGCTCAGCCCCTCGTTCGAGCGCCTGTTTGGGGTTGCGGATTCGACGGCAGACACGATCGCCATCGGCGTCGTGGTCCTGCCGCTTACGTATTTGACAGTCGTCATCGGTGAACTGGTGCCCAAATCTCTTGCGCTTCGACATGCGGAAAAGTTTGCACTACGTGCCGCTCCGTGGTTGTCGCTGTTCGACAAATTGTTTGGTCCGATCGTGACGGTGTTCGAGTGGTCGACGAAGCAGGTGCTGACCTTACTTGCCTGGTTCCGCATCCGGAAGCAGCCGACGCCCGCACCTTCCCAGGCGGACCTCCCCGGTTCGTCGCCTAACGGGGAAGAGACAACGATCATGTTGGATGTGCTGTCCGCCCAGCACCGGGAGTATGTCATGAACGTCGTCAGTCTTGAACGGAAGACGCTGCGACAGATCCATCTGCCATGGAAACACGTCGTGCACGTCGAATGCCGGCAGGAGATCGGCGACATCGAGCATCTGGTCCTGTCCTCCGGACACACCCGCATTCCCGTGGTGAAAGACAATGAAGTGGTGGGAATCCTCAATACCAAGGAATTCATCGCCCTCCGTGGTGCAGGACGCGACAATTGGACTTCCCTCATCCGCACGGCAATCAGGTTTCAAAGTTCGATGCCTCTCCTGCCGGCCTTACGGCTGCTGCAGGAACGGCGGATGCATATGGCGATCGTCTATGCCGAGCGGTCGCTGCTGGGTATCGTCACGATGGAGGACATTCTTGAAGAGATCGTCGGCGAGATCTATGACGAAGACGACGACGGGATGCTCCGCAAAGTGCTCAGCACATCCCCGCGCACGGTGGGGATGAACCGAACCGGATCCTAA
- a CDS encoding CBS domain-containing protein gives MAVVAAGVSPDSVTVRDCMTTELITAKPDDHLEHVAALMKDNQIRRLVIIDGEGSPQGVIAIGDLFQRGDLPKEHIADILVMASIPTSQSSGPRAAMSHHSAHP, from the coding sequence ATGGCTGTCGTCGCCGCGGGCGTCAGTCCTGATTCCGTCACCGTCCGGGATTGCATGACGACGGAACTGATCACCGCCAAACCGGATGACCACCTCGAGCACGTGGCCGCGCTCATGAAAGACAACCAGATCCGCCGGCTCGTCATCATCGACGGAGAGGGGTCTCCTCAGGGGGTCATTGCAATCGGGGATCTTTTTCAACGCGGAGACTTGCCGAAGGAGCACATTGCCGACATCCTCGTGATGGCATCCATTCCAACCTCTCAATCCAGCGGGCCGCGGGCCGCCATGTCTCATCATTCGGCTCATCCCTGA
- a CDS encoding response regulator encodes MTESLPSPTILIVDDIEANLIALCAVLRQDDLTILQARSGRDALESLLVHDVALALIDLQMPDMDGFELAELMRGVERTRRVPIIFITASAQDVERRFRGYETGAVDFLYKPIEAEILRSKTQVFVDLYRHRQEIICQRDELHRLLEEKSQLLEARNRAEASRRESDERVRLAMTAGAMGSWDMNLATDTVTSDAKEFELLGLSPIEDNPSMTRWYQMVHPDDAAALRLAVQRAIQSGGGLDHEFRVVRPDGSVRWLMRKGAVLHEETGQPARMIGVSFDVTDRKRLEERLRQWNHELECEVSARTQQLGRSQQRLRALAKELTITEQRERKRLANELHDHLAQMLALGRWRLSQIKNIRGPELPPADLIQGLEEVLEESLRYTRTLVTDLSPPVLHNLGLPQALKWLGEYMKRHDVRVTVTIPDSLSHQLPEDQAVLLFQSARELLMNAWKHAGTSEADVTLAERNGELCLTVQDRGKGFDTTAESSGEPHTGPSSKFGLFSIRERMKALGGEFRLESAPGQGTTATLMLPVAGQDAAEVSSPRTEPVEAVAENLEEVAGATDSIRVLLVDDHAMMRHGLRTILENYPDVEVVGEAGNGEEAVSAVDVLQPSVVVMDINMPKLNGIEATARITSRHPCVRVIGLSVNAEEENIRAMTRAGAATLLTKEAAVDQLYQAVKGVIPAQG; translated from the coding sequence ATGACCGAATCGCTTCCTTCCCCGACGATCCTCATTGTCGACGACATCGAGGCCAACCTGATCGCATTATGCGCGGTGCTCCGCCAGGACGACCTGACAATTCTGCAGGCCCGCTCGGGCCGCGACGCCTTGGAATCGTTGCTCGTTCACGACGTGGCGCTGGCGCTGATCGACCTGCAGATGCCCGACATGGACGGCTTCGAACTGGCGGAGCTCATGCGGGGTGTCGAACGCACCCGGCGCGTCCCCATCATCTTCATCACCGCCAGCGCACAAGATGTCGAGCGGCGGTTTCGAGGCTACGAAACGGGAGCGGTGGATTTTCTCTACAAGCCGATCGAGGCGGAGATCCTTCGCAGCAAAACCCAGGTCTTCGTGGACTTGTATCGGCACCGGCAGGAAATCATCTGCCAGCGGGATGAATTGCATCGGCTCCTGGAGGAGAAATCCCAGCTGCTGGAGGCTCGTAATCGCGCGGAGGCTTCGCGGCGTGAAAGCGACGAGCGCGTGCGACTGGCCATGACCGCCGGAGCAATGGGCTCATGGGATATGAATCTGGCCACGGACACGGTCACGTCAGACGCCAAGGAGTTCGAGCTGCTGGGGCTGTCTCCTATTGAAGACAACCCCTCGATGACTCGATGGTATCAGATGGTGCATCCCGATGACGCCGCGGCACTTCGGCTCGCCGTGCAACGCGCCATTCAAAGCGGTGGTGGATTGGATCATGAATTCCGAGTCGTGCGGCCTGATGGTTCGGTCCGTTGGTTGATGCGGAAAGGAGCCGTCCTCCATGAGGAGACAGGACAGCCAGCCCGCATGATTGGAGTGAGTTTCGACGTGACGGATCGTAAGCGGCTGGAGGAACGGTTGCGCCAATGGAATCATGAACTCGAATGTGAGGTGAGCGCACGCACCCAGCAGCTTGGACGATCCCAACAGCGATTGAGAGCGCTCGCCAAAGAGCTGACTATCACGGAACAGCGGGAACGGAAGCGCCTGGCGAACGAGCTGCATGACCATCTCGCTCAGATGCTGGCATTAGGGCGATGGCGCCTGTCACAGATCAAGAACATCCGAGGGCCAGAGCTGCCTCCGGCCGACCTTATTCAAGGTTTGGAAGAGGTGCTGGAGGAGTCGCTCAGATATACACGCACGCTCGTCACGGACCTGAGCCCACCGGTTCTGCACAATCTGGGACTGCCGCAGGCGCTCAAGTGGTTGGGTGAATACATGAAGCGGCACGACGTCCGCGTCACGGTCACCATACCCGACTCACTCTCTCACCAACTCCCAGAGGACCAGGCGGTGCTGCTCTTTCAATCGGCGCGGGAATTGCTGATGAATGCCTGGAAGCATGCCGGCACGTCGGAAGCTGATGTGACGCTGGCAGAACGGAACGGCGAGTTATGCCTGACGGTTCAGGACCGCGGGAAGGGGTTCGACACGACGGCAGAATCATCCGGTGAGCCCCATACCGGCCCTTCGTCGAAATTCGGCCTGTTCAGCATCCGGGAGCGCATGAAAGCACTCGGGGGCGAATTCAGACTGGAGTCGGCTCCGGGGCAAGGCACGACCGCCACCCTCATGCTGCCGGTGGCCGGGCAAGACGCAGCCGAAGTTTCATCTCCTCGCACTGAGCCTGTCGAGGCTGTGGCCGAGAATCTGGAAGAAGTGGCCGGCGCAACGGATTCCATCCGAGTCCTGCTCGTTGACGATCACGCCATGATGCGCCATGGACTCCGGACCATTCTCGAAAATTACCCGGACGTCGAGGTGGTCGGGGAGGCCGGCAATGGAGAAGAAGCGGTCTCCGCGGTGGATGTTCTGCAGCCGTCCGTCGTCGTGATGGATATTAACATGCCGAAGCTCAATGGGATTGAGGCGACGGCGCGCATTACGTCCCGTCACCCCTGCGTCCGGGTGATCGGTCTGTCCGTCAACGCCGAAGAAGAAAACATTCGCGCCATGACCAGGGCAGGTGCAGCGACCCTCCTGACCAAAGAGGCGGCAGTCGATCAATTGTATCAGGCGGTCAAGGGTGTGATTCCCGCCCAGGGATGA
- a CDS encoding PHP domain-containing protein, which produces MTKQDIARVLREIAFFLRFNGDNPFKARAYERAASSLLLSTEELSCLVKGEGLMRLVDVGPGTASVIRDLATTGWSQLHRTVQGAYPSSLAELGEVPGLRFKQIRKLYERAGISTLAGLQEACRANRLLSVKGIGPKIQQRMMSALGEYQRGRGYRLLADVLEEAASLERALSAGRGVRSVTAAGGLRRKMEVIDEFVFVVECRQGDGIARVARQFNAVPYLTAVTASADRLTAHTVSGMPVQVVFPLPDHLGVRLLQSTGAQEHVDELLDRFAAVGLPSWRDVENRFSGAGEEELYRALDLPCIPPEVREGREDLDALKGRKTCSLVEAADLQGCFHFHTDYSDGEDTVDAMVAAARARGYRYVGISDHSRSAFYANGLKEPRIRRQWEEIEAVQGKHRDIHIFRGIEADILPDGSMDYADELLAEFDFVIASVHSRFNLPEADQTARICRALANPYVTMLGHPTGRLLLSRPGYRVDMGRIFAAAAAHRKIIEINGSRHRLDMDWRWGRAGKAQGVRFCINPDAHAIDEFRNVDYGVNVARKAGLLKADVVNTLPLAGLQGLLKDMRPSESSVQ; this is translated from the coding sequence ATGACCAAGCAGGACATCGCTCGCGTTCTCCGGGAGATCGCGTTCTTTCTCCGGTTCAACGGCGACAACCCGTTCAAGGCGCGGGCGTATGAAAGGGCCGCCTCTTCGCTGCTCCTCAGTACGGAAGAGTTGAGTTGTCTGGTGAAGGGAGAAGGGCTGATGCGGCTTGTGGATGTCGGTCCCGGGACCGCATCGGTCATACGGGACTTGGCCACGACCGGATGGTCACAGCTGCATCGGACCGTGCAAGGAGCCTATCCCTCGTCGCTGGCAGAGCTCGGCGAGGTTCCGGGGCTCAGGTTCAAACAGATTCGGAAGCTCTATGAGCGCGCGGGGATCAGCACCCTTGCCGGGCTGCAGGAGGCCTGTCGGGCGAATCGTCTGCTGTCTGTAAAGGGCATCGGACCGAAAATCCAGCAGAGGATGATGTCGGCCCTCGGGGAGTACCAGCGCGGCCGCGGGTACCGGTTGCTGGCCGATGTTTTGGAGGAAGCCGCGAGTCTGGAACGCGCTCTCAGCGCCGGTCGGGGGGTCCGGTCAGTGACGGCGGCAGGAGGACTGCGTCGTAAAATGGAGGTGATCGATGAATTCGTTTTCGTCGTCGAATGCCGACAGGGAGATGGGATTGCAAGAGTTGCCCGGCAATTCAACGCCGTTCCCTATCTGACCGCTGTGACTGCGAGTGCCGACCGATTGACCGCACACACCGTGAGCGGCATGCCCGTACAGGTCGTTTTTCCCCTGCCCGATCATCTCGGCGTTCGCCTTCTTCAATCGACCGGTGCACAGGAGCATGTGGACGAGCTATTGGATAGGTTTGCTGCCGTGGGCTTGCCGTCTTGGCGCGATGTGGAGAACCGATTCAGCGGAGCCGGGGAGGAAGAACTCTACAGAGCGTTAGACCTTCCATGTATCCCCCCCGAGGTGCGAGAAGGACGAGAGGATTTGGATGCGCTCAAAGGCCGAAAAACTTGCAGCCTCGTCGAAGCGGCCGACCTGCAGGGGTGTTTTCATTTTCACACAGACTACTCAGATGGGGAGGACACGGTCGATGCCATGGTGGCCGCAGCCCGCGCGCGAGGCTATCGCTATGTCGGCATTTCGGACCACAGCCGGTCGGCGTTTTACGCCAATGGATTGAAGGAGCCTCGGATCCGCCGCCAGTGGGAGGAGATAGAAGCCGTTCAAGGCAAGCATCGCGATATCCATATTTTCAGAGGCATCGAAGCGGATATTCTGCCTGATGGGTCAATGGATTACGCCGACGAACTGCTGGCAGAGTTTGATTTCGTGATCGCATCCGTTCACAGCCGCTTCAATCTCCCGGAGGCCGACCAGACCGCTCGAATTTGTCGTGCGCTGGCGAATCCGTATGTGACGATGCTCGGCCATCCGACGGGCCGCCTTCTCCTCTCGAGACCCGGTTATCGCGTGGACATGGGACGGATTTTCGCTGCAGCAGCCGCGCACCGAAAAATTATTGAAATCAACGGAAGCCGGCACCGCCTGGACATGGATTGGCGATGGGGCCGTGCCGGGAAGGCGCAGGGCGTGAGATTCTGTATCAATCCGGATGCGCATGCGATCGATGAGTTCAGAAATGTCGACTACGGCGTGAACGTGGCGAGAAAAGCCGGGCTGCTCAAAGCGGATGTCGTGAACACGTTGCCGCTTGCGGGTCTGCAAGGGCTCTTGAAGGATATGCGGCCGTCGGAATCGTCCGTGCAGTAG
- a CDS encoding protein-glutamate O-methyltransferase CheR gives MRDATAQDIELDLLLEAIYRTYDYDFRGYARASIKRRVLQAQERFGCRSLSLLQDRVMQEPSLLPQLLGYLTVQVSDLFRDPEYFLAMRQHVVPHLKTYPSLKVWIAGCSTGEELYSMAILFREEGLEARTLFYATDINSDSLSKAEAGIYHLDRIARFSDNHRASGGTGSLSDYYTAGYQAAVFDKTLRRRTVFSDHSLVSDAVFAEVHVISCRNVLIYFDRSLQDRAVGLLKDALVRRGFLGLGSRENLRFNAHYEDFAEIAGSAKWFQKRGNE, from the coding sequence ATGCGTGACGCGACGGCCCAGGACATCGAGCTGGATCTGCTGCTCGAAGCCATTTACCGGACATACGACTACGATTTTCGCGGTTACGCCCGCGCGTCGATCAAGCGCCGGGTCCTTCAGGCCCAGGAGCGGTTTGGGTGCCGGAGTCTGTCTCTCTTACAAGACAGGGTGATGCAGGAGCCGTCGCTGCTGCCTCAGCTGCTCGGATATCTCACGGTCCAGGTCAGTGATCTATTCCGGGATCCCGAATACTTTCTGGCGATGCGCCAACATGTGGTTCCGCACCTCAAGACGTATCCCTCCCTCAAGGTCTGGATCGCCGGATGCAGTACGGGCGAAGAGCTGTATTCGATGGCCATCCTGTTCCGTGAAGAAGGTCTCGAAGCCCGTACGCTTTTTTACGCCACTGACATCAATAGCGACTCGCTCAGCAAGGCGGAAGCGGGCATCTATCACCTCGATCGCATCGCCAGATTTTCGGACAACCATCGCGCATCGGGGGGAACCGGTTCTCTCAGCGACTACTATACCGCCGGGTACCAGGCAGCCGTGTTCGACAAGACGTTGCGACGTCGCACTGTCTTTTCCGATCACAGCCTGGTCTCCGATGCCGTCTTTGCGGAAGTGCACGTGATCTCCTGCCGCAATGTCTTGATCTACTTCGATCGGTCGCTCCAAGACCGAGCTGTCGGTCTCCTGAAGGACGCGCTCGTCCGCCGGGGCTTTCTCGGATTGGGTTCCAGAGAGAACCTGCGCTTCAATGCGCATTATGAAGACTTCGCCGAGATCGCCGGATCGGCCAAGTGGTTTCAGAAACGAGGGAACGAATGA
- a CDS encoding chemotaxis protein CheB: protein MSGREQMDGCMQSVELIVIGASAGAVSALTHLLPPLPGGYPLPILIAVHISPRDTGSLVALFRERCRITVKEAEDKEPIAPSTVYFAAPDYHLLVERTRVLSLSNEEAVNFSRPSIDLLFTSAADAYGSNLLAIVLSGANQDGSKGITAVSEAGGAMWVQAPDTAEARSMPDAALAASARARALGLGSMTELLTQGMGRR from the coding sequence ATGAGCGGACGGGAGCAGATGGACGGATGCATGCAATCCGTCGAACTGATCGTCATCGGAGCGTCCGCCGGCGCGGTCTCCGCACTCACACACTTGCTGCCTCCGCTACCCGGCGGCTATCCTCTTCCAATCCTGATTGCGGTGCACATCTCGCCGCGAGATACCGGCAGTCTGGTGGCACTGTTCCGCGAACGGTGTCGGATCACGGTCAAAGAGGCGGAGGACAAGGAGCCGATTGCGCCCTCCACCGTCTATTTTGCCGCCCCGGATTATCACTTGCTGGTGGAACGCACTCGCGTCCTGTCCCTTTCGAATGAAGAGGCGGTCAATTTTTCCCGCCCGTCGATCGATCTCCTCTTCACATCCGCGGCAGACGCCTATGGCTCGAATCTCTTGGCCATCGTGCTCTCGGGCGCCAACCAAGACGGGTCAAAAGGGATCACGGCGGTATCCGAGGCGGGCGGCGCGATGTGGGTTCAGGCACCGGATACGGCTGAGGCCAGGTCTATGCCGGATGCGGCGCTGGCGGCTTCCGCCAGAGCCAGGGCGCTCGGTCTGGGCTCGATGACTGAGCTGCTGACGCAAGGAATGGGACGACGATGA
- a CDS encoding response regulator has protein sequence MSRFERTPTPLVYVGIVFSLIAIAIADLFTPLGVTIWVFYFVPAVLSFYVWRPLVPVMVAGMILILVAIGFFLSHPGIDPRFSIMNRSFGLITVIVLGGMGHQFIRVKLEVRREQWLQAGQTKLSEGMAGELPVEMLGRHVLKILAEYLDAQAGAMFVQHDAKLPRVATYGVPADAVIAESIQAGDGLLGQAMQDKRIISVHGVPEGYLTAGSGLGRSTPRHLLIAPLAVNGIVNTVLEFGFFQQPDDEASTLLARVSESIAIAARSAQYRQRLHVLLEETQRQAEELQMQSEELRVNNEELEEGSRALKESNTRLELQQTELEETNAQLEQQSSLLEMQKEDLAGAKRTLESQAVELRQASRYKSEFLANMSHELRTPLNASLILAKQLADNREGNLTAAQVTHARTIESAGKDLLMLINDVLDLAKVEAGHMDVRPQTVDVSRLLDSLRGIFVPIAGQKGLSLDFQIAPDVPSSISTDPQRLEQVLRNLMSNALKFTEHGDVALHVTLRPDGRIAFAVRDTGIGIAEHQHHMIFEPFRQADGTTNRAYGGTGLGLSICRQLTRLLGGEIRLSSALGVGSTFTVLLPRHYVPANEHSAPEPVSQTKPTVQTRAPKNPPASAKQASEPVADDRERLSGDRRVILIVEDDPAFAGILSDLAHELNFDTLLARMSAEAMDLAARYVPSAIVLDVGLPDHSGLSVLNQLKLDTRTRHIPVHVVSAHDYSQTALSLGAVGYALKPVKREQLIEAFERLSMQLAKHVRRILIVEDNAAQRESLRLLLSSPAVEIIDVNTAAACLEQLSRATFDCMVLDLNLPDATGFSLLDTLSREERYAFPPVIVYTGRELKADEEERLRVYSRSIIIKGAKSPERLLDEVTLFLHRVVADLPSEQQILLEQARRRDATLSGRRILIVEDDIRNIFALRSVLEPSGLAIHVARNGREALEALEQSAQHQQTKIDLVLMDIMMPEMDGLTAIREIRRREEWKKLPIIALTAKALRSDQEHTLQAGANDYMAKPLDVDRLFSLIRVWMPR, from the coding sequence GTGAGTCGTTTCGAACGGACGCCGACCCCTCTCGTCTACGTAGGAATCGTCTTTTCTCTGATCGCGATCGCCATCGCCGATCTGTTTACGCCACTCGGTGTGACCATCTGGGTCTTTTACTTTGTACCCGCGGTGCTGTCCTTTTACGTCTGGCGTCCGCTTGTGCCCGTGATGGTCGCCGGAATGATCCTCATACTGGTGGCAATAGGCTTTTTCCTCAGTCACCCGGGAATCGACCCTCGGTTCAGTATCATGAACCGTAGCTTCGGCCTCATAACGGTCATCGTGCTGGGCGGAATGGGGCACCAGTTCATTCGGGTGAAACTCGAAGTTCGCCGGGAACAATGGCTGCAGGCCGGCCAGACGAAACTGAGCGAAGGCATGGCGGGGGAACTGCCGGTCGAGATGCTGGGGCGCCACGTGCTCAAGATCCTGGCCGAGTATCTCGACGCGCAGGCGGGCGCGATGTTCGTGCAACACGACGCGAAGCTCCCTCGCGTGGCGACCTACGGCGTGCCGGCTGACGCCGTCATTGCCGAGTCGATTCAAGCCGGCGACGGGTTGCTCGGCCAGGCGATGCAGGACAAACGAATCATCTCGGTCCATGGCGTGCCCGAGGGATATTTGACGGCCGGCTCCGGCCTCGGACGCAGTACGCCACGTCATTTGCTCATCGCCCCTCTTGCCGTCAACGGAATCGTCAACACTGTCCTGGAATTCGGGTTCTTCCAGCAGCCCGATGACGAGGCTTCCACGCTGCTGGCCAGGGTATCCGAGTCCATTGCCATTGCGGCGCGATCCGCTCAGTACCGGCAGCGGTTGCATGTGCTGCTGGAAGAAACGCAGCGCCAGGCCGAGGAACTCCAGATGCAAAGCGAGGAGTTACGCGTCAACAACGAAGAACTGGAGGAAGGAAGCCGAGCGCTGAAAGAATCCAATACGCGACTTGAACTGCAACAAACCGAACTGGAGGAGACGAACGCACAACTTGAACAGCAGTCGAGCCTGCTCGAAATGCAAAAGGAAGATCTGGCCGGGGCCAAGCGGACATTGGAATCCCAAGCTGTGGAGCTCCGGCAGGCCAGCCGGTACAAATCGGAATTCCTGGCGAACATGTCGCATGAGTTGCGTACGCCGCTCAATGCGTCCCTCATTCTGGCCAAGCAGCTCGCTGACAACCGTGAAGGCAATTTGACGGCGGCGCAAGTCACCCACGCCCGCACGATCGAATCGGCCGGCAAGGACCTGCTCATGCTGATCAACGACGTACTCGACCTCGCCAAGGTCGAAGCGGGACACATGGACGTGCGCCCGCAAACCGTTGACGTCTCCCGCCTGCTGGACAGCCTTCGCGGCATATTCGTTCCCATCGCCGGCCAGAAGGGGCTGAGTCTCGATTTTCAGATCGCTCCCGATGTGCCCTCCAGCATCAGCACCGACCCCCAGCGGCTCGAACAAGTGCTGAGAAATCTGATGTCGAATGCATTGAAGTTCACCGAGCACGGCGACGTGGCGTTGCACGTCACGCTGAGACCGGACGGCCGGATCGCATTCGCGGTCCGCGACACCGGCATCGGGATCGCCGAGCACCAGCACCACATGATTTTTGAACCGTTCCGTCAGGCGGACGGGACGACCAACCGCGCATACGGCGGGACAGGCCTCGGTCTCTCCATTTGCCGGCAGTTGACACGGCTTCTCGGCGGCGAAATCCGCCTCTCGAGCGCGCTCGGGGTCGGGAGTACGTTCACGGTTCTCTTGCCGCGACACTATGTCCCTGCCAACGAACACTCCGCTCCGGAACCGGTGTCGCAGACGAAACCGACTGTGCAGACGCGCGCGCCGAAGAATCCGCCTGCCTCCGCCAAACAGGCGTCAGAACCGGTGGCCGACGATCGCGAGCGTCTCAGCGGAGACCGCCGCGTCATTCTCATCGTGGAGGACGATCCGGCCTTCGCCGGTATCTTGTCCGACCTGGCGCACGAACTCAACTTCGATACGCTTCTGGCCAGAATGTCCGCCGAGGCCATGGACCTGGCGGCCCGGTACGTGCCGAGCGCGATCGTCCTGGATGTGGGGCTTCCCGACCACAGCGGACTCTCGGTGCTCAATCAACTGAAGTTGGATACCCGCACCCGTCACATCCCGGTCCATGTCGTATCCGCTCACGACTATTCGCAAACGGCGCTGTCCCTCGGCGCGGTGGGCTACGCGCTCAAACCAGTGAAACGCGAGCAACTCATCGAAGCGTTCGAACGCTTGTCGATGCAGCTCGCGAAACATGTCCGCCGCATTCTGATCGTGGAGGACAATGCGGCCCAACGGGAGAGCCTTCGGCTCCTGTTGAGCTCCCCTGCCGTGGAAATCATCGACGTGAATACCGCCGCCGCCTGTCTGGAGCAGCTCTCGCGCGCCACATTCGATTGCATGGTCTTGGATCTGAATCTTCCGGACGCCACGGGGTTTTCGCTCCTCGATACGCTCAGTCGTGAAGAGCGGTACGCCTTCCCTCCCGTGATTGTCTATACCGGGCGGGAACTGAAGGCGGATGAGGAGGAACGTCTCCGGGTCTACTCCCGATCGATCATCATCAAGGGAGCCAAGTCGCCGGAACGCTTGCTCGACGAAGTGACGTTGTTTCTGCATCGGGTCGTCGCAGACCTTCCATCGGAGCAACAGATTCTGCTGGAACAGGCGCGCCGGCGGGATGCCACGCTGTCGGGGCGCCGGATCTTGATCGTGGAGGATGATATCCGTAATATTTTTGCGCTGCGAAGCGTGCTGGAACCCAGCGGCCTGGCGATTCACGTTGCCCGAAACGGCCGCGAAGCCTTGGAAGCGCTGGAGCAATCGGCGCAGCACCAACAGACCAAGATCGATCTGGTATTGATGGACATTATGATGCCCGAAATGGACGGCCTGACAGCCATACGCGAAATCCGCAGGCGGGAAGAATGGAAAAAACTTCCGATCATCGCCCTGACGGCCAAAGCGCTGAGGAGTGATCAAGAGCATACGCTCCAGGCGGGGGCCAACGACTATATGGCAAAACCGTTGGACGTAGACAGGCTCTTTTCCCTGATTCGGGTCTGGATGCCGCGGTAA